In Populus alba chromosome 1, ASM523922v2, whole genome shotgun sequence, a single window of DNA contains:
- the LOC118034894 gene encoding caffeoylshikimate esterase yields MSSETQQPGTPPNFWGDMPEKEYYASQGVTNTQSYFETPNGKLFTQGFLPLDKKVKATVYMTHGYGSDTGWLFQKICISFANWGYAVFAADLLGHGRSDGIRCYMGDLDKIAATSLSFFKHERLSEPYKGLPAFLFGESMGGLATMLMYFQSEPNMWTGLIFSAPLFVIPEPMKPSKVHLFMYGLLFGLADTWAAMPDNKMVGKAIKDPEKLKIIASNPRRYTGKPRVGTMREIARMCQYIQDNFSKVTAPFLTVHGTADGVACPTSSQLLFEKASSEDKSLKMYEGMYHSLIQGEPDANANLVVKDMRGWIDERVERYGSKKSDD; encoded by the exons ATGTCATCCGAAACGCAGCAACCCGGAACGCCACCCAACTTCTGGGGCGACATGCCGGAGAAGGAGTACTATGCGTCACAAGGAGTGACCAATACCCAATCATACTTCGAGACGCCAAATGGGAAGCTCTTCACGCAAGGTTTTCTCCCGTTGGATAAAAAAGTCAAAGCCACGGTATATATGACCCACGGCTATGGATCTGATACTGGCTGGTTGTTCCAAAAGATTTGCATCAGCTTTGCTAACTGGGGATACGCTGTTTTTGCTGCTGATCTTCTTGGACATGGCAGATCAGACGGTATACGTTGCTACATGG GTGACTTGGACAAGATTGCTGCCACTTCCCTGTCATTCTTCAAGCACGAGCGCTTAAGCGAACCATACAAGGGCTTACCAGCCTTCTTATTTGGAGAATCAATGGGTGGACTCGCAACAATGCTAATGTACTTCCAATCAGAACCTAACATGTGGACGGGCTTGATTTTCTCGGCGCCGCTTTTTGTCATACCAGAACCGATGAAACCAAGCAAGGTCCACCTATTCATGTATGGCCTGCTCTTTGGATTGGCTGATACGTGGGCAGCCATGCCAGACAACAAAATGGTAGGCAAAGCGATCAAGGACCCAGAGAAACTCAAGATCATAGCATCCAACCCTAGGAGATACACAGGCAAGCCTAGGGTGGGAACCATGAGGGAAATTGCTAGGATGTGCCAATACATACAGGACAATTTCTCCAAGGTTACAGCGCCGTTCTTGACAGTCCACGGCACGGCTGATGGGGTGGCATGCCCTACATCATCACAGTTGTTGTTTGAGAAAGCCTCTAGTGAGGACAAGAGCTTGAAGATGTACGAGGGCATGTACCATTCTTTGATACAAGGTGAGCCCGATGCGAATGCTAATCTTGTTGTGAAGGATATGAGAGGGTGGATTGACGAGAGGGTTGAGAGGTATGGGTCCAAAAAAAGCGATGACTGA